The genomic interval ACGTATTCTTTACCTTTTGCCGAAAAATGAATTCCCGGAATAATGGCCACTTTTTCCTGTTCGTACAAGTCGATGGCAAACCTGAACCCATCATCATGTGGCTTTGGTAATTTAGCCCAAATAAAATATCCTCCGTCAATAGGCGGAATTTCAAATCCTAATTCTTTAAGGGCTTGATGAAGTTTATCAAATGAAGTTTTAAGTTTTTCTCTTAATTCTACTACATAATTATTAACAATGCCAGCTTTTAGTATATATTCGA from Bacteroidales bacterium carries:
- a CDS encoding aminotransferase class I/II-fold pyridoxal phosphate-dependent enzyme, translating into EYILKAGIVNNYVVELREKLKTSFDKLHQALKELGFEIPPIDGGYFIWAKLPKPHDDGFRFAIDLYEQEKVAIIPGIHFSAKGKEYVRFNAARELSEIEAGIAGIKKFLKKDE